A single Triticum dicoccoides isolate Atlit2015 ecotype Zavitan chromosome 2A, WEW_v2.0, whole genome shotgun sequence DNA region contains:
- the LOC119359646 gene encoding uncharacterized protein LOC119359646 isoform X1 has product MARPDPPRLPMVSSTWASTEVAMACSVPILSSSPHIRRWPDRGGFAPSSMALTEVLAWRLLPPASARPLPMTRSFLAYQEGGRRDNGTEGRRQPGIDVLYSMEIADARVTPSSQACIDHRGAPQNPARTYILESEGEAIHRVCQLCTATPLILAVCAMVRAKQRKIGEICKASATKTTRCTSVCPDLHARHCT; this is encoded by the exons ATGGCGCGACCAGATCCGCCACGGTTGCCCATGGTTTCTTCGACCTGGGCCTCGACGGAGGTCGCCATGGCCTGCTCCGTGCCGATCCTCTCTTCCTCACCTCACATCAGGCGGTGGCCAGATCGAGGCGGATTCGCGCCATCGTCAATGGCCTTGACGGAGGTGCTCGCGTGGCGGCTTCTTCCTCCTGCTTCTGCTCGGCCGTTgccgatgacacggagcttcctagcCTACCAGGAAGGGGGAAGAAGAGACAACGGGACGGAAGGAAGGAGGCAGCCGGGAATCGACGTGTTGTACTCGATGGAGATAGCTGACGCCCGGGTAACCCCATCCTCCCAAG CTTGCATTGACCATAGAGGCGCCCCACAGAATCCAGCCAGGACCTACATCCTTGAATCAGAAGGTGAAGCCATACAC CGAGTGTGTCAATTATGCACTGCAACACCGTTGATACTAGCGGTGTGCGCGATGGTCCGGGCCAAGCAGAGAAAGATAGGTGAGATATGCAAGGCCTCTGCCACGAAGACTACACGTTGTACAAGTGTGTGTCCTGATTTACATGCTCGCCATTGTACATGA
- the LOC119359646 gene encoding uncharacterized protein LOC119359646 isoform X2, protein MARPDPPRLPMVSSTWASTEVAMACSVPILSSSPHIRRWPDRGGFAPSSMALTEVLAWRLLPPASARPLPMTRSFLAYQEGGRRDNGTEGRRQPGIDVLYSMEIADARVTPSSQASVSIMHCNTVDTSGVRDGPGQAEKDR, encoded by the exons ATGGCGCGACCAGATCCGCCACGGTTGCCCATGGTTTCTTCGACCTGGGCCTCGACGGAGGTCGCCATGGCCTGCTCCGTGCCGATCCTCTCTTCCTCACCTCACATCAGGCGGTGGCCAGATCGAGGCGGATTCGCGCCATCGTCAATGGCCTTGACGGAGGTGCTCGCGTGGCGGCTTCTTCCTCCTGCTTCTGCTCGGCCGTTgccgatgacacggagcttcctagcCTACCAGGAAGGGGGAAGAAGAGACAACGGGACGGAAGGAAGGAGGCAGCCGGGAATCGACGTGTTGTACTCGATGGAGATAGCTGACGCCCGGGTAACCCCATCCTCCCAAG CGAGTGTGTCAATTATGCACTGCAACACCGTTGATACTAGCGGTGTGCGCGATGGTCCGGGCCAAGCAGAGAAAGATAGGTGA